TACTTACgtttacaaaatgtaaaaaaaatctgttactTATTTATATAAGTGCTTAATTTTATGCATTTCTGTATATCTCAACTCTATTAAccactataataaaataattgtatttctttttatttatagatagatGTAGAGACTTTTAAATAGAGTTTGTACGATTTTTTAAACCATTACTATAATCTACAGTACATGTTTGAAATTTCtgtaatgtagaaaataaatttgCATGTATGTTATGTGTCAAAGCCCTGGCTCCCAACAGAGAAATGAGAACACTACAAAAgtgagatgttattagatcaCTGTCTGAGCTATCACATGAGATAACTTCATCCATTATATCTACACATAACACATGCATACAAGACTGATCTTGGACCTCCAGACAACAAGGTATAAGGTAGGGGTAAAAATTggattataatttataatatatatattataaataatatattttattacttttgctAAAGCTTCATAATTAAAAGTGTTAAATGTTTAAAGTGTTGTTTCAGGCTGTTAATGCTTATTTCAtaatattgtgtaaatgtaaaaaatttcaACTGTGCTGAATATGTGtttattctttacatttatattacatatttcttttaattttcttcattttgtcttttatttcagGCTGGAAAGTAAAACATTAAATTCTCCTTCATCATGAGTGTTGTGAACTTCAGTTCACTACAAAATGCATCATTTGTGCGCCCAGAGTACTTTTTTATCAGTGGATTTTCTGGAATACCCTACAGCCAATACtacttcatttttttattttttgtgtatattGTCTCAGTGTGTGGGAACTCATTTGTCCTTTTCATGATATTAGTTGATCGAAGTCTGCATATTCCTAAATACATGGGGATCTTTAATTTAGCTCTATCAGATTTTGGTGAAACAAATGCACTGATTCCTAATCTTGTGaagacttttctttttaattcacaGTACATATCCTATGAAGCTTGTTTGGCTAAcatgttttttacttttttcttttctggtgGACAATGTTTAACTCTTGTTGCTATGGCATATGACCGCTTTATTGCCATTTGCTTACCCTTGAGATATTATGCTATTGTAAATAACTCTTTCATGTTTGTGACTTTAACATCAATTTggatatttaattttattataattggCACAACAGTCATTTTGATTACAAGACTATCATTTTGTAAAACCAATGAGGTAAAGAGCTTTTTTTGTGACCATGGGCCAATTTATACACTTGCTTGTAATAACAATAGAATAAATTCATTCATGGCAGGCATTTGTATGACAGTATATCTCTATGTACCATTGACCGCCATAGTCTTATCATATGTTGGCATTCTGTTGGCCTTGACTAAGATTACAACATGGGAGGGTCGTCTTAAAGCGCTCAAAACTTGTGTATCTCATCTGTTGACAGTAGGAGTATTTTTCTTACCTGTAGTGAGTACATACCTTGCTGCTTCAGTATCCTCTCTCCATCCTAATGCTAGGATAATTAACACTTCCCTCTCATTTACAATTCCACCCATGCTAAATCCTATTATTTATGTCTTGAACTCAAAGGAATTCAGAGAGTTTATACTGAagatgtttaaaaagaaaaacaaaacagttcccCGGGTGCAGGCTTTAGAAAAGTGATACCAACAGTTTAGTGCTTTCATCATTAGACCTTAAGTACAACAGGGCTGCACACTGCTGGTGTCTTCAAAATTCTCAGCAATGTACTAGACAGACCTGAAACAACTATTAGGTGTGTACAAGATTTgggtggaatgaaaacctgcgcCTATACAATGCAattgtggataagattgaagGCCCAAATTTATCGATTCCCATGTTTAagctcacattcactcactcaagcaGTAATAAAGTCTCATAATACTAAATCAGGACAATCAGAACCATTTTTTGTCTCTTTAGGACTACAATGTGAAAACTAGTACTTTCCTATGCTTTAGAGTATTATATAATCCTATATGGTTGATGCAGTAGAACCAAAAGAGTGGTTTCCTTTCATAGACCTTCCACAGAAAGCACAGCAAACTCTCAAATTCCTGGAGAACTTGGGTGTTTTCATTCAAAAAATCCCCATCTCAAAGcaattttattaattacaataaatatattaattaaaaaagcaaGATTATAATGTGTGGTATCAGATATAAACTTGTAACTGCTTTTGAATGCATTGTAGAACACATGATGTGCATGAGTATATGAAGAATAGTCTATTATGCTTCAAAAGGTCTTAAACAGCTTGTTCAAAAT
The window above is part of the Hemibagrus wyckioides isolate EC202008001 linkage group LG17, SWU_Hwy_1.0, whole genome shotgun sequence genome. Proteins encoded here:
- the LOC131368185 gene encoding olfactory receptor 52E8-like — translated: MSVVNFSSLQNASFVRPEYFFISGFSGIPYSQYYFIFLFFVYIVSVCGNSFVLFMILVDRSLHIPKYMGIFNLALSDFGETNALIPNLVKTFLFNSQYISYEACLANMFFTFFFSGGQCLTLVAMAYDRFIAICLPLRYYAIVNNSFMFVTLTSIWIFNFIIIGTTVILITRLSFCKTNEVKSFFCDHGPIYTLACNNNRINSFMAGICMTVYLYVPLTAIVLSYVGILLALTKITTWEGRLKALKTCVSHLLTVGVFFLPVVSTYLAASVSSLHPNARIINTSLSFTIPPMLNPIIYVLNSKEFREFILKMFKKKNKTVPRVQALEK